TCTTTTCTACCTTCCAGCCGTTAAGCCCATTGTATGACAAGGAAATACAAAATGGAAGATAGCTCTTCGAACTTTGGTCttcaaaaacaattaaaaattcTTTAAAAAATGCCTTTATTTGTAATGTGTCGATCGAATGTAAAAGAAAACATCAAGTAGCGCCTACGAGAAAGTTGTTTGGCCAGTGGTCAGATTATTCATCGGGTCAAGTGCAGGCTTAGTAGGGTCTCTGACCTCTGGGCAGATGATGACACTCACCATGACTGATATGCCTAAGGACTGCaaaagaagaaacacattAGCCACAAAATTGCGAGAACAAAGAAAAAGTTACTTCTTACTAGGTTTCAGTTCATTGCGACGCTTGCAGTTCGCTATGGCCAGGTCGCAGGGGTTGTTAAGCCTATAGCAGTAATGTCCATCGGAGGCATAGGTCCGACTGATAGAGTTGGGGCAGTGAATGGTGGCATGGCAATTGCGATTTTGATGCACATGAGCATGTCCAATTCCAGCCACAATTGGAGACAGTGCCccatgatgacgatgatgaaaAATGGAGGAACCCGGAGCTGCCACCTGATGATATGAGTCTGGAGCGACAGATCCTACCACATGCTGAGCCGGTACTGAGCCATGTGCGATTACATGACCGTGATGATGAGGAAAGCCTGAACCTGTCACAGACGGATGGTGTCCGTATGGAGCTGCAACGCCATAGTGCTGGGCAGATCCGTGTCCAATTGGGGTAGATCCATGTTCCACCGGGAGATATTCACGTCCCACTGAAAGGGATCCATGTCCCACGGAGAAAGGTTCATGAAGTTCGGGAAAGGATCCATGATGGACATTGGATAGATGCGATCCGTGAGCAAGTACGAACAGGGCACTCAGAAGGACAATTAAACCGGCCATTTGGTTTCAATTCGCTTTTAAAGATTTGATTTTTGGAGATCCCCAACCGTTTCTTGAAAGTCAAATGATGCTGCTTTAGGAAAGGTTGGCACTTTTATAGCCGCAGTTCATAGTCGGATGATGGCAAAGACAAAACTTAGTGACAATTATCAAAACATTTCCAGAATTAATTAAAAGATAAGCACTGCAAAGACATCTCAACCAAGCAAAAACGCCAAAAAGTACGCAAATGAACGAAACACATAAATCACAAGCAAAATAAGCATGACTCAGCCGGAGTTGCCCCATTGATCCAGTTGTTCTTCGAGCTGCAAGAGCTTTGTCCTCCACCCTATCCAGCAGGTCGGACTGGGGTTAACTGAACTCAGTAAAACGTGCTCAAACAGGTATTCAGTATCAGAGAATGCTTTATTTGCTTACAACACAGATATTTTTGTTCATCATTAGCTATCCCACTGGACTCTCAACGCATTCCCCAATGGCAAAGTAGGAGTAAGCTATTCGGAATTAGTTTTGTTGTTTAAGGGGCAAAATAATTAACTAGTCATTGGGCTACTCACGTCTCTCATTCTCGCAAAGGTTGTTGCGCATCTCACACTCGTTGCTGAACGTGATGTACTCCTCCTGGAAGATCTGCGCGCACACCGGTTCATACAAATCCAAGCAGTCCTTGGTGCAGGTTGGCTTGCAGGTTTCCCTATCCGTTTCGATCAGCTCCGATCTTCCGCTGAAACTACGAGCACACTGCTCCACCCTCATCAGACATTTATTGTGAAAGACGTAGCAGCGCTCATCAGCTGTGGCCCAGACCAGTGCCTTTTCCCCCGAGCACTTGTACTTCACGCTGCAGTCGAAAAGGGTGTACTCTTCTGCACTAATGCATCCCAAAACAGTGAGCAGGATGCCCAGCGACAAAATCTTCAAAAGCTGCATGGTTCCGTGCATCTAATTCGATGTTTGCATGTCCAGCGACTGATCAGCGCACTCAACTGCTGTCAATATTTATATAATTATATAGCTTAACCGTCTATTTGTCTACTAGGGCTTTTTCAACCCAATCTATGAAGTATTTAAATGaatgaaattaataaaaatataaacgAAATCGGGCCAAAACGCCCCAGATATGTACCTAAATAATAATTATCATAATAAGCATAATTTCATTACAATGATCCACATTTATATAAACATTTATATTTGTACATACCTCATAACCAAgtaaaatttattttaaatactttttTCTGAATTATAATCCTAAtaaattttcttttctttctttcattATAGTTAAAGGAATTGTATCcatttaaaattttaattttctattaaacatattaattactTTTAAATTTCGGGTTAAGAATAGCAACCCGATGAAGCCAACTGCTTATTAGTGCTGACCTTgggaatttatttatttttttttttttaattattgtGAAGATCTACGATAGACAGACAACGTGCTTATATTCTGAAcgaaatatatacatatattatttCCATGGAAATGTTAACAAAATACTTCAAACAAAACCTTTATTGTCTCtcttataaatatttaattaattgtTATCTACGAAAATTATAATTCACAAATTGAACAAAATATGGCAAGTATCAATTGCCAAGAGCGCCACATCAGCGATCTGTATAAGTCTGTATAAATAAACGAACCTCTCCATTTATCGCATGTTTATTCGATATATAGAAAAATACACAGCGAAGtagaataaataaaaataagttGTTATTAAGAGCATCGTTTGTTCAACTGGGGAAGAACTGTTTGTATTTGCCATTTTCCCAAAAATATTTCACTAAAGCTAGATATTCCTGACCTTAAATCGGTACAAAAGTTGAATCGCCCCAATGCAAAGATTTTCCGCGATTTTTTTTCCCGAAAACAAATACAGATTTCGGATAAATCGCTTTATTTAAACCCACAAGTAATTCAAATGTTGAAGCTTTTTAAAGTGCTTTACAAAAAAGCTGTAACGAAATTAAAATATGTACTAGATTAGGATTTTCTTAAAGTGATTCTGAAGCACACTTACTCTCGCCAGTGCGACAGCTGTGAACATTTTTCTCGCAGTCATTGCTAAACTCTCGAATCTGACCCCTGTAATTGCCCGTTGTGGGGCGATACAACAATGGACAGATTTCGGGGCAGAGTCTCTGACACTTCTCCTTAGTGGTGATGGTCAGGGCTATGGGAATTACAATTATTTACAGTATGATTCATGGACATCAACTGATTTGCAAACCTGGCCTGCTAACACAGTTCGCCTTTGCGAAGTAGCACTTATTCCGGAAGACACTACACCCTCCACCACCAGGGCTCAGAGCCCAGACAACCTCCTCCGTGTCCGGACAGTTCCCGGAACAATTTGCGCTGACTTTAGCCAGAGCCAGGACCAGGAACAGAGACACCAAAAAGAATGATTTCATCTTGAAGAAAAACCACTTTCGAACTACTGGCAGCAGAGTTTGCGGAAGAACTAACTCCTCCCCAACATAATGATGCGCTTATATGTATACCCGCAGGTTCT
This region of Drosophila miranda strain MSH22 chromosome 2, D.miranda_PacBio2.1, whole genome shotgun sequence genomic DNA includes:
- the LOC108157756 gene encoding uncharacterized protein LOC108157756, encoding MAGLIVLLSALFVLAHGSHLSNVHHGSFPELHEPFSVGHGSLSVGREYLPVEHGSTPIGHGSAQHYGVAAPYGHHPSVTGSGFPHHHGHVIAHGSVPAQHVVGSVAPDSYHQVAAPGSSIFHHRHHGALSPIVAGIGHAHVHQNRNCHATIHCPNSISRTYASDGHYCYRLNNPCDLAIANCKRRNELKPILRHISHGECHHLPRGQRPY
- the LOC108154537 gene encoding uncharacterized protein LOC108154537, coding for MHGTMQLLKILSLGILLTVLGCISAEEYTLFDCSVKYKCSGEKALVWATADERCYVFHNKCLMRVEQCARSFSGRSELIETDRETCKPTCTKDCLDLYEPVCAQIFQEEYITFSNECEMRNNLCENERPYSYFAIGECVESPVG
- the LOC108154563 gene encoding uncharacterized protein LOC108154563, which codes for MKSFFLVSLFLVLALAKVSANCSGNCPDTEEVVWALSPGGGGCSVFRNKCYFAKANCVSRPALTITTKEKCQRLCPEICPLLYRPTTGNYRGQIREFSNDCEKNVHSCRTGETFL